Within the Ochrobactrum sp. Marseille-Q0166 genome, the region CGGTGGCTTTGAGCGGCTCGGCAACCGCACCCGATGCAAAGCCTGTCGCAGCAATTGCACCCGCACCAATCAAAAAATCACGCCGACGCAAATAAAGATTTTTTGGCGTCACATCGCCAGAATTAAGGCGGGCAGACGAAAAACGGCCAGGCTTGAAGCTATTCATGTCGGAATCCTCTGTGCCCACTGGTTTTTTCACGCAGGCCAATTGTCGCGCTAAACACGTCAAAAGAATGATTTTTTTGCTACTCGATTATGGTTCACGTGTTGTTGATGTATAAATTAACTGTAACACGAATGTAACAGTCGGTAAGTTTTAGTGTTTTTGTCATATTCTTGCTGAATCTGTGTTGTTAACAGCACCACATTGATCAAACTGGCACGGGTCTTAGCCAGGCCCGGGGGGCTGCCTTAAAACCTTCGTTAACATATAAGTGGCAAGTTGAGCTTATGGTAAAGAAGATGTTTATAGCCGCCATGCTGATGGCGCTTGCAGCAACCACGACCACTGCATTTGCAGAGGGAGAGCTTATGCCTGTGAAGGTTGTAAGCAAATCGCAGGGCATGGCGCTGAACGGCATTTCTGCGTCGATGAAAGATGAAACAGGCGCTCCCCGGCTCGGTGAGGGCGTAACGATGCGTGAAAAGAAAATGAATGTCGAAACAACCCCGGAGCAGAATTTTTCGCGTAGCAAGCGGTTTATCTATCGTTTCTACAAGCCGGAGAATGCCTCCAATGAGCTGATTGTTCTGTTGCATGGCTCGGGCGGCAATGAAGCCAGCCTCGTGCCGATGGCGTCGAAAATCTGGCCGCGTGCCACACTTCTGGGTGTTCGCGGGCGCGTTATGCAGGATGGTGGCACGCGTTGGTACAAACGCATCACGCCGGTCAAGTTCGATCAGAAAGATGTGAAGCTTGAAGCCAATGCATTCGTGACGTTCCTCACCCGTCTTTCTGACGAGAAGGACCTTGATCTGCCACATGCGACATTTGTTGGCTATTCCAATGGTGCAAATCTGTTGGCGGCAACGATGATGTTGCATCCGGATCTGGTCAAGCGTGCAGTGCTGATGCGCTCGATGCCTGTTCTTGATAATGTCCCGGTTGCAAATCTAGGTAAGACACGAGTGCTGACGATTACGGGTCAGGAAGACAAGCTCTATTCGCCATTTGCACCAGCACTGTCAGCGCTGTTGCGCTCCGGTGGAGCGAAGGTTGATGCACGCACCATTGAAGCGGATCATATGCTTGGTGAAAAAGATGCCTCAGCCATCAGTCAGTGGGTCGCTTCGCTCGGTCCAGATGGCGGGCCGACCGTGACGATGAAAGCCAAGTGATAAAAAGGCCCCAATCGGGGCCTTTCACTTAACAAGCCTGTTCAGGTGGTCGTCATGTCTATCACGCCGCAATCGCCGGTTTCAGAGCCGAATGCCAGACGTGTGCCCTGATCGTCCCAGCCCATGCTGGTGATTGCGCTTTTACCGCCACGACGAAGCAGCACTTCTTTCTGGTCGGCAAACCGTACCAGAAGCACCATACCGTCATTATAGCCGATCGCTGCAATTTCTTCGAGCGGATGGCAGGCAACGGATGTTACCATGCTGTCGCCGCGCAAGCCCAGTTCAAGCGGCGCTTTGCCCATAGGGCCATCCTTACCCGAAAATGGCCAGACAATCGCAGCCGGTGCGCCGGAGGTTGCCAGCCACTTGGCCTTGACACTCCAGGACCAGTCTTTGACCTTTGCCGGATAGCCGGTCATGCGCATGTGCTTGGCATCTTCCAGACGCCAGCCATGCAGGGCATTTTCCTGCATGGACGTAATCAGAAAACGATTGTCGGGCGAGAAGACGACACCGATATGGGCGCCTTTCCACTCAAGCTCCACAGGCTTTGCTTCGGTCCCCGGCCAGATCAGTGTCGCGCCATTATAGCGCGCGATCGCGAGACGCTGACCTTTTGGCGCAAAAGCTATGCCTTCAACGCTGCGTTCCTGCTGATATTCCTCAATCTTGCCATTGGATGAGCGGAACCAGGCCGAACGGCCAGACGCAAATGCGACGCTGCCGCTTGGTCCACTTGCAACAGCGGTCATCCATTTGCGCGGAACTTTGGCAAGTTCGGTGACGCTGCCATCTGTGGCAGTCTGACAAACGCGACCATCTTCGCCGCCGGTCAGCAGTGCTTTACCGTCGAAGGTCAGGGTTGCACTGAGAAGTCCGTCATGGGCCGTGCTGGTCTGGTGACCATTGTCCAGCCGATGGATCGTACCATCAGCCAGCGCGAAAAAGGGAATACCCTTGATAAAACGGGCATAGAGACAGTGACCATCAAGGTCGAGTGGGGCAACTGTAGGCATCAGTGTCCAATTTTACTGTGATTGACAGTTTTCAAAACCGGCTTTGAGTTCAGCTGAATCAAGCTGACGTCCGATGAAGACAAGACGGCTTTCATGCTTTTCTTCCGGCTTCCATGCGCGCTGGTGGTCACCTTCGATGATCATGTGAACGCCCTGAACCACATAGCGGTCAGGATCGTCCTTGAATGCAATGATGCCCTTGAGACGCAAAATGTTTGGACCTTGCGTCTGGGTAACATTCTGAATCCATGGGAAGAATTTAGCCGGATCGATCTCGCCAGCGCGCAACGACACCGAAGTAACGGTCACATCATGAATCGGCGAGGCATGGTCATGGTGATGATGGTCGTGCCCATGGTCGTGGTTGCAGTCGGGGCCGCAGCTATGGTCATGATCATGGTGGTGATGGTGATCGTGCCCATGATGATGGTGATGATCATGTCCGTGATCGTGGTCACAATCAGGGCCACACACATGATCCGGATGGTCATGGTCGAGGAAATGCGGATCGTTTTCAAGCGCACGCTTGAGATCGAAAGCGCCGCGATTCAACACGCGATCCAGAGGAATTGCCGAGCGTTCCGTGCGGTGAATGATGGCGTGCGGATTAATGGCGCGAACAGTCGCTTCAACACTGGCCAGTTCTTCCGGTGTCACCAGATCGGTCTTGTTGATCAGCACCACATCGGCAAATGCAATCTGGTCTTCTGCTTCGCGGCTGTCTTTCAGACGCAGCGGAAGGTGCTTGGCATCAACGAGCGCTACAACAGCATCAAGAACCGTTTTGGCACGCACATCGTCATCCATGAAGAATGTCTGTGCAACAGGGACCGGATCGGCAAGGCCAGTGGTTTCAACGATGATCGCATCGAAGCGGCCCGGGCGGCGCATCAACCCCTGCACAACGCGAATCAAATCGCCGCGCACGGTGCAGCAGATGCAGCCATTGTTCATTTCATAGATTTCTTCGTCTGACTCAACAATCAGATCATTGTCGATGCCGATTTCGCCGAATTCGTTGACAATGACAGCATAACGCTTGCCGTGATTTTCGGTGAGGATGCGGTTGAGAAGCGTCGTTTTACCCGATCCAAGATATCCGGTCAGAACGGTAACAGGGATACGACCAGCCTCTGTGCCAGCGTCTGTGGTTGACTTATCCTCAGTATGGGCTTCAGCCTGGCTCATTTTCATGCCTCTTGAGTTGCGGCCTTGCTGGGCGCGTGCAAACGCGCACCATAAAGGCGTCAGATCGGGTATCTCATATAGGGGAAGGTGCTCGGGAATGCTATATGCAATGCTATATTATAACATCGGCTTCAATCACGTTGTTGCCATCTCTTCCGGTTTAAAGCGCTTAAGGTCAAACTGGTCCACATCTTTCAGCAGGTCAATGAAACCCGCGACAGCATGTGCAAGAATTTTCTCACCTGCTTCAGCCGTTGCGGCGGCCGCATTCCCTGCCACACCGTCAGCGTTCAGATCATGCATTTTCCAGCCGAAAGCGTGAGGGCCATAGGCGCGTAAATATTTGAACTCTTTTGCGAAAGCTGACTGTTTGCTCGGAAAGTTTGCAGCCTTCGACATGTCAACCAGATCAGGGCGCAGCGCGAGCATGACCGACGTTTCGATAAATCCACCATGAATATCGAGCGACTTGTCTTCCGGAGTAATCAATCCTTCCGGTAGACCGAAACGGGTCCAGCTTGTCGCCACCGCCAGCATATCAAGGCGCGTGCGAAGCTCGGTCGCAACGATGGTCATCAGCGGTGAGTTGCCACCGTGGGCATTGAGCATCACCAGTTTGCGAATGCCACCTGCATGAAGGTTTTCACCCATTCCGATCCATTGATTGACGGCTTCCGAGAAAGCAAGGCTTTGGGTGCCCTCGACGTCCATGTGCTCAATGGAATAGCCGACCGGCTGGGCCGGCAGAAAGTTGACGTTGAGATCAGATGGCAATGCTTCGTTGACGCGTGCGACTATGCCTTCAGCGATGATCGTGTCTGTTTCAAATGGCAGATGAGGGCCATGCTGCTCATGCGCACCGAGTGGCAGGACGACAATCATATTGCTGTTCTGGTCGCGCAGGTCGGTCATGCTGGTCTCCATGCTGATTATGCCTAAATTATTGTTCTCAAGCGTAATGATGATCGAATAAAACAGCAACCGTTTGTCTGTTTCCGACATTCGCGCCCTGCACATATCGAAGATATTTCATGTTCACTGCGGCAAATTTACTTTGTGGCTGCAATGTCTACATTAACCTGTTGCTGGTGCTTGCAGCTTCATACGGCAGACAATATCCTGCTATAGGCTGCACTTTATTAGTTTATGGCCAATGGTGAGGTCGCGATGAGTAAGGACAAAAAGGCAGAGACGCTTTACCGGCTGCAATCGGTAGCGCGTCTCACAAGAACCGTGCTTGCCACACGTCTGCTCGAACTGGGTCTTTATGCCGGTCAGGATGCGGTAATGCTGCAGCTTGCATCAGAAGATGGTTTGCCGCCAGGCATTCTGGCTCAGCGCCTTGGTGTTCGCCCGCCGACCGTTACCAAGACCATCACGCGACTGCAAACGCAGGGCTTCGTCACAAAAAAGGCTTCAGAGACGGATCAGCGTCAATCGCATGTTTTTCTTACGCCGCAGGGCGTGGAGGCGATCAAGATTATCGAGAAGTCTATTCGCAAGACTGAAAAAGACATGCTCAAAGGCCTGGATAAAAAAGAGCGCAAGGCATTTCTCAAAATGCTCACCCGTCTGGAAAATAACCTGACGGCTCGTGGCGCGGCCCGCATGTCTGACGCGTTGGACAAGGAAGTTATTGAGGATGAAGATGTGGAATGAGCGCAAGGCCATAAAAGCCGCGCTGAAAAAACTTTCAATTCAATGATTGCAATGGCATAACCAATTGAAATGGGATTGCCGCTTCTTTAATTGAAATGATTTGAAGCCTTTCCTGTTGTGATTGATGCAAGATCATTTCGGGGAGGCGATTTGGCTCAGAAAATCAAGCTATCGACCATCGCAGATGCGCTTGGTGTTTCGACGGCCACGGTTTCGCTGGCATTGCGTGACAGTCCGCTTGTTGCCGACCAGACCCGTGACAAGATCAAGGAACATGCCCGCGCTATCGGTTATATTTATAATCGGCGTGCGGCTAGTCTGCGTACTTCGCGCTCAGGCATTGTGGGCGTTGTGGTTCATGATATCATGAACCCGTTCTTCGCCGAGATTTTGCGGTCGATTGAAACGGAACTGGACCGTTCGCGCCAGACATTCATCCTGTCTAACCATTATGATCAGCTGGAAAAACAGCGCACCTTTATGGATACGCTGTTACAGCTTGGTGCGGATGGTGTCATCATGTCACCAGCCATCGGTACGCCACCAGAGGACATTCAACTTGCCGAAGATAATGGCTTGCCGGTTGTGCTGATCGCGCGTGACGTTGAAGGCGTTCATGCGCCCGTTTTCCGCGGTGATGATGCCTATGGTATCGGCCTTGCAACCAACCATTTGATTTCGCTCGGGCATACCAGAATTGCCATGATCGGCGGCACGGATCAGACCTCAACAGGCCGTGATCGTTATCAGGGCTATTTGCAGGCGATGCAGAAAGCCGGACTCGAAGTAAAACCCGAATGGCGCATTGCAGGTCCGCGTACCAAGCAGGCCGGTTTTGAGGTTGCGCCGCAGTTTCTTGCACTCAAAGACAAACCCACGGCGGCTGTATGCTGGAATGATTTGTCGGCCATTGGTCTGATGAACGGTATCGCGCGCGCGGGCCTTGTGCCGGGCGAAGATATTTCCGTCACCGGCTATGACGATCTGGAAGAAGCGGCCATTGCAACGCCCGCACTGACGACGGTTTGGAACGGCCAGCGCGAAGTCGGTCGCCGTGCTGCTCGCGCTCTTCTTGATCAGCTGAATGGCGTTGAGGTTTCGCACGATCAGGAACTGATCAAGCCGGAGCTGCATATCCGGCAATCGACATCCAAGCCTAAAAATCTCTGATCCCAAACACAATGAATGAACGATCTTTGATGGTTTGTTGAAGTCTGCATGAACATAAGGAAGCTGGCATGAGTGAACGTGAAGCGACCATTCTGGTGCTTGGCAATTTCAACGAATATGCCGTGCAGCGGCTTTCGGACGAATTCCGGGTCAAGCGCGTTCCAAAAGGTGATGCAACATTGGTTGAACCAAGCTGGGCCAAAGATGTTAAAGGCATCGCCAGTATGTCTACAGTCAATGCCGGACTGATCGACGCGCTGCCAAACCTTGAAATCATTGGTAATTTCGGGGTTGGCTATGATGCTGTTGATGCCAAGCATGCTGCAATCAAAGGCGTGATGGTCACCAATACACCAGATGTCCTGACCGATGAAGTGGCGGATACGACCATTGGCCTGCTGATCGATACTGTGCGTGAGTTGTCAAAATCGCAGGAGTTTTTGCGTTCTGGTGAGTGGGTTAAGCAGGGCCGGTATCCGCTTTCGAAATTGTCACTGCGCGGTCGCAAGGTTGGCATTTTCGGCCTTGGCCGTATTGGCAAAGCGGTCGCGCACCGCATTGAAGCATTTGGTCTACCGATTTCTTATCATAACCGCCGCAAAGCCGATGATGTGCATTATACCTATTATCCAAGCCTTCTTGAGCTTGCTAAAGCGGTTGATACGCTTATTCTGGTCGCACCCGGTGGCGCGGAAACTGAAAAGGCCGTCAATGCGGACGTACTTGACGCGCTCGGATCAGATGGCGTTCTGATTAATATTGGTCGTGGTTCTGTTGTTGACGAAGATGCTTTGGCGCTTGCTCTGAAGAATGGCACGATTGCTGCTGCTGGCCTTGATGTGTTTGCCAATGAGCCAAATGTGCCGCAGGCGCTTCTTGATGCGCCGAATACGGTTTTGTTGCCGCATATTGGCTCCGCATCGGAAAAGACACGTCAGGATATGGCCGATCTCGTCATCGACAACCTGATTTCATGGTTCGACAAAGGCGAAGCTCTGACGCCCGTGCCGGAAACCGTGCATTTGAAGAAGGTTTGATAAGGTCAGATTGCTGATCTGACTGAATTAGAGCGGCGCTCCAGCTTTTCGTATTTTAGGCATAGTCTTATAAACCCTCGTTTTATTCCAGTTCGATTATGCTCTATGCTGTGAGCTGCGCCTTGTGAGCACGCACAGCTTCACCAAAGGCTTCAAAAATCTTGCGTGAGGGCGCATCCGACTGAACCCAGTATTCCGGGTGCCACTGAACACCGACGACAAAACCCTTTGCATTTTTGACTGAGACGGCTTCAATCGTGCCGTCTTCTGCTGTGGCTTCAACAGCCAGGACGGGGGCAAGTTTATCGATGGCCTGACGATGAACTGAATTGACCTTGACGTCATCGGTTTTCAATATCTCCGCCAAACACGAGTTCGGTGCGATCTTGATAGCATGCTGAATGGCAAAGCGTTCGGCCTGAATGTCCGACTCTGGTGCCCGGTGGTCCATACGGCCTTCCAGTTCCTGAATTTCGGTGGCCAGCGTGCCACCCAAAGCCACGTTCAGTTCCTGAATACCACGGCAAATCGCCAGAACGGGAATACCTTTATTGATTGCTGCACGGATGAGGGGGAGCGATGTTGCATCGCGCGCATTATCATATGGCTCGAAAGCCGCACTTTGTTCGACGCCATAAAGCTCTGGATTTACGTTTGATTTCGCGCCAGTCACCAGCAAGCCATCCACGCCATCAAGAATAGCCTCAATGTCGATCTTGTCGCCAAAGCTTGGTACGAGAAGCGGCGTAACCTCTGCAACGTCAATGGCCGCAGCGAGATATTGTTCAGGGGCTGAATGCCAAATGTAGTTTTCAAATGGCTTCACATCGGTAGGGACAGCGATGAGGGGGCGGGTCTTTTGTGCCATGGTCGAATGGATCCAGCTTGGGCCTTTGGTTTTGCTTTTTTAATGCGCGATCGTATGGCGCGCAATCTGCAAGCAGAATACTGTGTTGTCGCGGAGGTTTTTTACCTCCTTCTTTTGACATAAAGCCGTTGCAGCTTTAGAGCGCATTCGATCAGATAATTTCTATAAGTCATTGTTTTAAAAATAATATTTTTTAAGAAACCATTTTTCACTTTTCGGGATGGGCTGTAACGCACAAAGCATACATTTTGTGACGGATGTAGCCCGACCTGATGAAGTATGCGCTGCTTTTGATGAAGCGGATAGTCTTTTAGTCCAATAGATGCAGTTTTTAAAATGCTGGGGTTGCACGTGCCTTGCGTGTAAGGAAATACGACGTACGATATATTTGAGCATATGCCGGGCGTGATTGTTTCGGTTACTTTTGCTGCTCAAGATGTTGGCATCGGGTCAATGCTATAATGTCAGGGTTGTTTCCGACCCGAATCAAAGAGCACCAACTTTCCGGGCCATTGTTGGCTGATCTTTAGGGTGTTCATTCCATCAAGTGCGCTGGTGAGTTGCAATATATTGAGGGCGCCGTTCTTGTGCACGCTTCAGAAGTCAGCCGCTCTATGATAGGCTGGGTTATTACAGTCGATAGCGATCATTAAATCTAAAAAACCTCATCTTATCGAAATAGTTGAGGCAGAGTTTTCCTCTGAATTTTCTTTTATTCATAGAGTTTTTAAACGAAAAAGCTTTTAAACTAGGTGAAATCAGAATGTAGTTCGTCGAAATGATTTCTTCGGGGACGTTTTTTTAGCTCATAACCGAATGAAAAATGCATGCAGCAACAGATGAACATCTGGTTGGTTCAGCCTCGAAGTATATTTTTAAAATGCAAATTGAAGCCATCTTGGTTTGCTTAATAATAATGTAATTACATCTTATGGTAGTTGTAATAACAGCTTGTGGTTTAGTTTCGAGAAAGGTATTTTTAAAGGATTAGTGGCATATTCCCCCCTAGGAAAAGGGGTGTAATCAACGAAATGTGGCGTAGCCTTCAACCAGACATGCCTATTGACGTACGACTGTCGTTTTTGCGTTCGCTTTACGGCAATCGAACGACATTGTGGTTTGGCTTGCTCGCTCATGTCGTAGCATGTGTCGTGATCTATGTTAAAACGGCTGATTGGAGATTTCTGGGTTTTGCAGCTTTTTTTACAATAGTGGCCCTTGGTCGTCTTTATGACATGCATAAATTTGATCAGGCAAAACTTGGTCATTTATCTCATTCAGATCTGGATAAATGGGAAGCAAGATATCTGGTGGGGGCATCATTGGTGTGCACCACGCTGGGGATGTTATGTTTTTTCTCCAGCTATGTTTTGCGCGACTCGTTTGCGGAACTGGCAAGCTTGACCATTTTGTTGGCTTCGGTCGTTTCAATTGTCGGGCGTAACTATGCCTCTGCCAAGGCGGTCATATTAATGTCCGCTTGCACATTGATCCCGGTTTTAGCCGGCTTGATTCTCGCTGGCACGCCGTTTCATGTTGTGATCGGTCTTTTATTGATCCCTTATTTCTTGTCCAATATTCAGATGGCAAATGGGCTACGAGAATTTTTGTTTGCCGCAGTTATGGGAAAAAGACGCCTCTCTGTCGTTGCGGGGAGGTTCGATGCTGCTCTCAACAACATGCCGCAGGGCTTGCTTATGTTTGATGCCCAGCAGCGGATAGCAGTGATCAATCACAAGACAAAAGCCCTGCTCAAGATTGCCGAACATACGAAACTAAGAGGTCGCAGACTGGAAGTCTTGCTTCGTTACTGTGCCAAGCAGGGCTTATTTCCGCACAACGATCTCAACAGCATTAGAACGCGAATGCAGGATCTATTGTCCGGGCGGAAGTCACGCGATATTCTGCAGCTTTCAGATGATCGTTATATTGAGTGTGTCGGAAATCAGACATCAAATGCTGGTGTCGTCCTGATGTTTGAGGATGTAACGCAACGGGTGGAATCCGAGGCGCGTATTCAGCACATGGCGAGATTTGACGGTCTGACCGGTCTTGCGAACCGGAATTATTTCGAGACAATGGTGCGCTCTTTACGGGCGCATCAGGCGCAAGACAGCTTTGCTGCATTGATTGTCATCGATATTAATCACTTCAAGCACGTCAACGATACGCTTGGGCACCACGTCGGTGATGTGTTTTTACGGCTTTTCGCACAACGACTGAATTCTCTCGATCCAGAGCGTTTTGTAGCATCGCGTTTCGGTGGCGATGAATTTGTTCTGTTTGTTTTTAACTTGCGCGGCGACGACGAAATACCGGAAGTCATGCAGCATGTTATTTCAATGACCAGTGGCCTTTATGATCTAAATGGTGATCAAATTCATATTGAGATCAGTGCCGGTGTCGCAACTGAACGCATCGATAAATGTGATGTTGCAAGCATGCACATGAATGCTGATCTCGCTCTTTATGAAGCCAAGAGTGAAGAGGGTAAACAATGGGCGCTCTTTGTCGGGGCGATGGATACGAAGTATCGTGGTCGGCAAAAATTAAAGGCAGATCTTCGGCTCGCTATTGAAAACCAAGAAATTAAAGTTGTTTATCAACCAATTGTAAGCGCGCAGTCGTTGCGTATTGTGGCTTATGAAGCACTCGCGCGCTGGGAGCACTCAGAGCTGGGTCCCGTCCCACCGGCGGAGTTCATTCCGCTCGCAGAAGAGATCGGTATTATTTCCCAAATAACTCGCTTCATGCTCAATCAGGCTTGTCTGGACTGTACCTCCTGGGGTGATCGCATCGGTGTTTCGGTCAACCTGTCGGCTATCGATCTTAAGAATAGCGATATTACACGCGATATCGCCAATGCTTTGCAAAAGTCTGGTCTTCCAGCGAGGCAGTTGGAAGTAGAGGTCACTGAAAGTGCAATCATTGCTGACCGAAATCAGACATCACTCGTTTTGCAGAGATTGAAAAATGCAGGAATTAATATCGCGCTTGATGATTTTGGGACCGGCTATTCCAGTCTGAGTTATTTGAACAGCTTGCCGCTAACCAAAGTTAAAATCGATAGATCCTTTGTGCAGGACATTACGACCGATCGTCGATCCCTGATGCTTTTGCGTGGTGTAACGCAACTTTCTCACGAATTGGGTTTGGCGGTTACAGTCGAGGGAGTCGAAACCGAGGAGCAGCTTGCACTTGTTCGTGTGGCTGCCGGAGCAGATCTTGTGCAGGGGTATTTACTTGGCAAGCCCATGCCTGTTGCCGAAATCAGAACGTCTTCTGCGAGGGCCATCGTACATCATGATACAGGCCACACGGTCGTTTGATGTTACTTACAACCAAGAAGCTGTCGTCCAAAAAATAACGCCAAAATCGCCAACAAATATTAGTGACTTTTATCATGCAACGAAAGATGTTGATATATCGCATCATGCCTAAATGGGAAAATATATAAATATTGTATTTTATATAAATTGAGGAGTTGGTATGAAGAGACGCCTTCATATAATATTTTATACTTTTATAGTTATCTTTGCCTTGGCGGGAATTTTTACCTCATTATTTTGGAAAACTATACACGAGTATTGGGCAGTTTATCAGTATGCGAAAACTTTCAAGCCGGATGTTATTGATCAAAATTTTCGAAGTCTTTATAAAACCTATTCCTCAATTCGTGTGCCTCACACAGACAATGTGAGTGCGTTACCGGTGGTGGATAAGCCATTGCCAGCGACCTATGTTTACAAAGACCAAACGCGCGAGGTCGCAGATTTTCTCAAAAAGACCGATACGACAGGCTTCATTGTGCTCAAAGACGGCATGATCATCCACGAAGAGTACGCACGTGGAAATACCGAGCAAACCCAGTCTATTGCAATGTCATTGTCGAAATCGTTCATATCATTTCTTATTGGTAATGCTGTTGATGATGGTCTCATCAGTCTTGATGAAACAGTTGATCATTATGCCCCGGTTCTTAAGGATGGTGGATATAAGGGTGTTACGGTCAAAAATGTTCTGCAGATGTCATCTGGCATTGGTTTCAACGAAGACTATGGTGATTTGAATTCAGACATTGTTCGCTATATCATCCAGATATTGACGGGTTCTGTGATCGACTTTACCGCTCATCTGAAAAGCCAGCGCCCACAAGGAACGGTCAACGAGTATGTTTCGGCTGACACACAGGTTCTCGGAATGGTTCTTGAAGGCGCGACAGGTGTTCCGCTACAAAAATACTTTCAGGATCGGCTTTGGTCCAAGCTTGGAGCAGAAGCAGATGCCTATTGGCTGACGGATTCAACAGGCGAGGTCGTTGCCGCTGGTGGTCTGAATGCTGTCCTTCGTGATTTTGCCCGTTTC harbors:
- a CDS encoding alpha/beta hydrolase — protein: MVKKMFIAAMLMALAATTTTAFAEGELMPVKVVSKSQGMALNGISASMKDETGAPRLGEGVTMREKKMNVETTPEQNFSRSKRFIYRFYKPENASNELIVLLHGSGGNEASLVPMASKIWPRATLLGVRGRVMQDGGTRWYKRITPVKFDQKDVKLEANAFVTFLTRLSDEKDLDLPHATFVGYSNGANLLAATMMLHPDLVKRAVLMRSMPVLDNVPVANLGKTRVLTITGQEDKLYSPFAPALSALLRSGGAKVDARTIEADHMLGEKDASAISQWVASLGPDGGPTVTMKAK
- a CDS encoding WD40 repeat domain-containing protein, yielding MPTVAPLDLDGHCLYARFIKGIPFFALADGTIHRLDNGHQTSTAHDGLLSATLTFDGKALLTGGEDGRVCQTATDGSVTELAKVPRKWMTAVASGPSGSVAFASGRSAWFRSSNGKIEEYQQERSVEGIAFAPKGQRLAIARYNGATLIWPGTEAKPVELEWKGAHIGVVFSPDNRFLITSMQENALHGWRLEDAKHMRMTGYPAKVKDWSWSVKAKWLATSGAPAAIVWPFSGKDGPMGKAPLELGLRGDSMVTSVACHPLEEIAAIGYNDGMVLLVRFADQKEVLLRRGGKSAITSMGWDDQGTRLAFGSETGDCGVIDMTTT
- a CDS encoding GTP-binding protein, whose amino-acid sequence is MSQAEAHTEDKSTTDAGTEAGRIPVTVLTGYLGSGKTTLLNRILTENHGKRYAVIVNEFGEIGIDNDLIVESDEEIYEMNNGCICCTVRGDLIRVVQGLMRRPGRFDAIIVETTGLADPVPVAQTFFMDDDVRAKTVLDAVVALVDAKHLPLRLKDSREAEDQIAFADVVLINKTDLVTPEELASVEATVRAINPHAIIHRTERSAIPLDRVLNRGAFDLKRALENDPHFLDHDHPDHVCGPDCDHDHGHDHHHHHGHDHHHHHDHDHSCGPDCNHDHGHDHHHHDHASPIHDVTVTSVSLRAGEIDPAKFFPWIQNVTQTQGPNILRLKGIIAFKDDPDRYVVQGVHMIIEGDHQRAWKPEEKHESRLVFIGRQLDSAELKAGFENCQSQ
- a CDS encoding creatininase family protein, producing the protein MTDLRDQNSNMIVVLPLGAHEQHGPHLPFETDTIIAEGIVARVNEALPSDLNVNFLPAQPVGYSIEHMDVEGTQSLAFSEAVNQWIGMGENLHAGGIRKLVMLNAHGGNSPLMTIVATELRTRLDMLAVATSWTRFGLPEGLITPEDKSLDIHGGFIETSVMLALRPDLVDMSKAANFPSKQSAFAKEFKYLRAYGPHAFGWKMHDLNADGVAGNAAAATAEAGEKILAHAVAGFIDLLKDVDQFDLKRFKPEEMATT
- a CDS encoding MarR family transcriptional regulator, with translation MSKDKKAETLYRLQSVARLTRTVLATRLLELGLYAGQDAVMLQLASEDGLPPGILAQRLGVRPPTVTKTITRLQTQGFVTKKASETDQRQSHVFLTPQGVEAIKIIEKSIRKTEKDMLKGLDKKERKAFLKMLTRLENNLTARGAARMSDALDKEVIEDEDVE
- a CDS encoding LacI family DNA-binding transcriptional regulator, yielding MAQKIKLSTIADALGVSTATVSLALRDSPLVADQTRDKIKEHARAIGYIYNRRAASLRTSRSGIVGVVVHDIMNPFFAEILRSIETELDRSRQTFILSNHYDQLEKQRTFMDTLLQLGADGVIMSPAIGTPPEDIQLAEDNGLPVVLIARDVEGVHAPVFRGDDAYGIGLATNHLISLGHTRIAMIGGTDQTSTGRDRYQGYLQAMQKAGLEVKPEWRIAGPRTKQAGFEVAPQFLALKDKPTAAVCWNDLSAIGLMNGIARAGLVPGEDISVTGYDDLEEAAIATPALTTVWNGQREVGRRAARALLDQLNGVEVSHDQELIKPELHIRQSTSKPKNL
- a CDS encoding 2-hydroxyacid dehydrogenase, with protein sequence MSEREATILVLGNFNEYAVQRLSDEFRVKRVPKGDATLVEPSWAKDVKGIASMSTVNAGLIDALPNLEIIGNFGVGYDAVDAKHAAIKGVMVTNTPDVLTDEVADTTIGLLIDTVRELSKSQEFLRSGEWVKQGRYPLSKLSLRGRKVGIFGLGRIGKAVAHRIEAFGLPISYHNRRKADDVHYTYYPSLLELAKAVDTLILVAPGGAETEKAVNADVLDALGSDGVLINIGRGSVVDEDALALALKNGTIAAAGLDVFANEPNVPQALLDAPNTVLLPHIGSASEKTRQDMADLVIDNLISWFDKGEALTPVPETVHLKKV
- a CDS encoding gamma-glutamyl-gamma-aminobutyrate hydrolase family protein, giving the protein MHSTMAQKTRPLIAVPTDVKPFENYIWHSAPEQYLAAAIDVAEVTPLLVPSFGDKIDIEAILDGVDGLLVTGAKSNVNPELYGVEQSAAFEPYDNARDATSLPLIRAAINKGIPVLAICRGIQELNVALGGTLATEIQELEGRMDHRAPESDIQAERFAIQHAIKIAPNSCLAEILKTDDVKVNSVHRQAIDKLAPVLAVEATAEDGTIEAVSVKNAKGFVVGVQWHPEYWVQSDAPSRKIFEAFGEAVRAHKAQLTA